From one Meles meles chromosome 18, mMelMel3.1 paternal haplotype, whole genome shotgun sequence genomic stretch:
- the PVALEF gene encoding parvalbumin-like EF-hand-containing protein isoform X1, producing the protein MSWACKDRGKSPAALTGRTAATTASKQSRGPRARHLLSGGLSLSCEMEVTFRVASQPRGGSRAHLPPGPWTPESLHGGMPQGLLQPGMGDPAQDAGAGAMQGLCFGLSRAPAPHPCARSKLLPVHHRARMDEDFSSQMKKMALAMGTSLSDKDIELLPTDMRHHGSFNYLKFLEYMQKFQASGQLDSAIRQAFQTLDKDKSGFIEWNEIKYILSTIPSSGPIAPLTDEEAEAVIQAADMDGDGRIDFEGGSAQTQCRSGHNPVGAPPPRARISQPSLLGAVPHHGQESVGWGEATAGCSVGERWAEMAALGRLGWTGAGVQDPQMGVV; encoded by the exons ATGAGCTGGGCCTGCAAGGACAGAGGGAAGTCCCCGGCAGCGTTGACAGGTCGAACGGCGGCCACCACGGCTTCCAAGCAGAGCAGAGGACCCCGTGCTCGTCACCTGCTCTCTGGGGGCCTCAGCCTTTCCTGTGAGATGGAAGTGACCTTCCGAGTGGCCAGCCAGCCAAGAGGGGGTTCTCGGGCACATCTCCCTCCAGGGCCCTGGACACCAGAGTCTCTGCACGGCGGCATGCCCCAAGGGCTTCTGCAGCCCGGGATGGGGGACCCTGCTCAGGACGCAGGGGCTGGTGCCATGCAGGGACTCTGCTTTGGTCTGAGCAGAGCGCCCGCACCCCACCCGTGTGCACGCTCCAAGTTGCTCCCTGTCCACCACAGGGCCAGGATGGACGAGGACTTCTCCTCTCAGATGAAGAAGATGGCCTTGGCTATGGGCACGTCCCTGTCGGACAAGGACATAGAGCTGCTGCCCACGGACATGAGGCATCACG GCTCCTTCAACTACCTCAAGTTCCTGGAGTACATGCAGAAGTTCCAGGCCTCGGGGCAGCTGGACAGCGCCATCCGCCAGGCCTTCCAGACCCTGGACAAGGACAAGAGTGGCTTCATCGAGTGGAACGAGATCAA GTACATCCTCTCCACCATCCCCAGCAGCGGGCCCATCGCCCCGCTGacagatgaggaggctgaggccGTGATCCAGGCGGCCGACATGGATGGGGACGGGAGGATTGACTTCGAAGGTGGGTCAGCACAGACCCAGTGCCGATCTGGGCACAACCCTGTGGGGGCTCCCCCACCCCGGGCACGGATTTCACAGCCGTCTTTGCTGGGTGCCGTCCCCCACCACGGACAGGAAAGTGTTGGGTGGGGGGAAGCCACTGCGGGCTGCTCCGTGGGGGAGAGGTGGGCTGAGATGGCGGCCCTGGGGAGGCTCGGCTGGACAGGGGCAGGGGTCCAAGACCCCCAGATGGGAGTGgtctga
- the PVALEF gene encoding parvalbumin-like EF-hand-containing protein isoform X2 has product MSWACKDRGKSPAALTGRTAATTASKQSRGPRARHLLSGGLSLSCEMEVTFRVASQPRGGSRAHLPPGPWTPESLHGGMPQGLLQPGMGDPAQDAGAGAMQGLCFGLSRAPAPHPCARSKLLPVHHRARMDEDFSSQMKKMALAMGTSLSDKDIELLPTDMRHHGSFNYLKFLEYMQKFQASGQLDSAIRQAFQTLDKDKSGFIEWNEIKYILSTIPSSGPIAPLTDEEAEAVIQAADMDGDGRIDFEEFSELIKKEKVPKKK; this is encoded by the exons ATGAGCTGGGCCTGCAAGGACAGAGGGAAGTCCCCGGCAGCGTTGACAGGTCGAACGGCGGCCACCACGGCTTCCAAGCAGAGCAGAGGACCCCGTGCTCGTCACCTGCTCTCTGGGGGCCTCAGCCTTTCCTGTGAGATGGAAGTGACCTTCCGAGTGGCCAGCCAGCCAAGAGGGGGTTCTCGGGCACATCTCCCTCCAGGGCCCTGGACACCAGAGTCTCTGCACGGCGGCATGCCCCAAGGGCTTCTGCAGCCCGGGATGGGGGACCCTGCTCAGGACGCAGGGGCTGGTGCCATGCAGGGACTCTGCTTTGGTCTGAGCAGAGCGCCCGCACCCCACCCGTGTGCACGCTCCAAGTTGCTCCCTGTCCACCACAGGGCCAGGATGGACGAGGACTTCTCCTCTCAGATGAAGAAGATGGCCTTGGCTATGGGCACGTCCCTGTCGGACAAGGACATAGAGCTGCTGCCCACGGACATGAGGCATCACG GCTCCTTCAACTACCTCAAGTTCCTGGAGTACATGCAGAAGTTCCAGGCCTCGGGGCAGCTGGACAGCGCCATCCGCCAGGCCTTCCAGACCCTGGACAAGGACAAGAGTGGCTTCATCGAGTGGAACGAGATCAA GTACATCCTCTCCACCATCCCCAGCAGCGGGCCCATCGCCCCGCTGacagatgaggaggctgaggccGTGATCCAGGCGGCCGACATGGATGGGGACGGGAGGATTGACTTCGAAG AATTTTCTGAATTGATCAAAAAGGAGAAAGTTCCAAAGAAGAAGTAG
- the CEP131 gene encoding centrosomal protein of 131 kDa, which produces MSSSDGRAATRTANPEAARAGKAGPRDGQRRRRQAGGWLLAAAARLRRRRFIVTWASEPAPGPGREVARPKPEPRASHPGGPRTSARRPAPQAPRPRPGSRRACSASMKGSRAASGPAGSPDGSSEGVDLSLTGLPPPVSRRPNSASAAKPLTRSFSVVAGSEPRTKAPEGPGGARTINNLRRSSSTTQVRQPPASQASADPLRPAEHPHFLTLFEGGSGGKKRPAGLSKAPSEKGATWNVLDDQPRAFTLPPDSRSPSAVDAPVGPRRRECTVPLAPSFTANNRSNKGAVGNSVTGMVHNHYTPSDRAPPPKSSNRTAPSLNNILKAAAGEEESSSSAKPHENVAGSNHVAQNNAGGAPLRRKEVTEEEAERFIHQVNRAAVTIQRWFRRQVRRRRAGAARLEHLLASKQKEQGRQLGEGLLGLHQQKEAARKKVREEKARQARRAAIQELQQKRAQKSGVPEPRRPEHAREPEKPRPAQEPLPRPGGTSHAQQTQKANNAGSGFRTAGPEDPCQSASNSSPEPRQCPEDKPQDANSRDVASQDLEVVGPAGGGAKSRATLDELLDTLRLLEEEPEPLPCPRAYHQDKYSWTDQEDDASSLTADNLEKFGKLSACSGPPEDGTLLSEAKLQSILSFLHEMEMETSGQGRPASAPQGLVPEEGRLGPTSTASASVMRLKLEVEEKKQAVGLLQRALVQQRDLTVRRVKETEKELGRQLRQQRDHYEATIQRHLSFIDQLIADKKALAERCEAVTAELKQGDQRRKDREAQVQEQHELEMKKLKELMSATEKVRREKWINEKTRKIKEITVRGLEPEIQKLIAKHKQEVKKLKSRHEAELLQADTRAAQRFGRQVEELREHLEREKEALGQQERERAQQRFEQHVEQEQRALQQQRRRLYGEVAEEKERLGQQAARQRAELEELRQQLEESSAAEGRALRVEFEKGREEQERRHQMEMKALKEQLEAERQMWEANRAKKEEAWLLNRERELREEVRRGRDKEIELVIHRLEADMTRAREESERAAESRVQRIRDQHAAELSELERAARTLQERCGELKGRLGEAEGESERLQGLVRQKEKELAQLTAVNEQLVSERSGLAEVLRKEFADRLAASEEESRQLRAELAELRARQRLELEQLTREKQAELEHVHGRVKAALAKKEEAVRGLRQQHQAAVKRAQHLEELLEQRGWPRPSAQ; this is translated from the exons GGCCTGCTCCGCCTCCATGAAAGGCTCCCGGGCCGCCAGCGGTCCCGCCGGCAGCCCCGATGGCAGCTCAGAAGGGGTGGACCTGAGCCTGACGGGCCTCCCTCCGCCCGTGTCCCGGCGCCCCAACAGCGCCTCGGCTGCCAAGCCCCTCACCCGCTCCTTCTCCGTGGTCGCAGGCAGTGAGCCAAGGACGAAGGCGCCG GAGGGGCCCGGAGGTGCCCGAACCATCAACAACCTCCGCAGATCCAGCAGCACCACGCAGGTCCGCCAGCCTCCAGCCAGCCAGGCCTCGGCCGACCCCCTCAG GCCGGCCGAGCACCCCCACTTCCTGACCCTCTTCGAGGGCGGCTCCGGCGGGAAAAAGAGGCCGGCTGGTCTGAGCAAAGCTCCCAGCGAGAAGGGAGCCACGTGGAATGTTCTG GATGACCAGCCCAGGGCCTTCACCTTGCCCCCCGACTCCCGGAGTCCCAGCGCCGTCGATGCGCCGGTGGGCCCGCGGAGGAGAGAGTGCACCGTCCCCCTGGCCCCCAGCTTCACTGCCAACAACAG GAGCAACAAGGGTGCCGTGGGCAACAGCGTCACGGGCATGGTGCACAACCACTACACGCCCTCGGACCGGGCGCCGCCCCCCAAGAGCTCCAACCGCACGGCTCCCTCCCTCAA CAATATCCTCAAGGCTGCCGCCGGCGAGGAGGAGAGCAGCAGCTCCGCAAAGCCGCACGAGAACGTGGCCGGCAGCAACCACGTGGCCCAGAACAACGCTGGGGGCGCCCCGCTCAGACGAAAGGAGGTGACGGAGGAGGAGGCCGAGAG GTTTATCCACCAGGTGAACCGGGCCGCTGTCACCATCCAGCGATGGTTCCGCCGGCAGGTGCGGCGACGCCGAGCCGGGGCTGCCCGCCTGGAGCACCTGCTCGCGTCCAAGCAGAAG GAGCAGGGGCGGCAGCtaggagaggggctcctgggcctGCACCAGCAGAAGGAGGCGGCCAGGAAGAAGGTCCGGGAGGAGAAGGCCCGTCAGGCCAGGCGAGCGGCCATTCAG GAGCTGCAGCAGAAGCGGGCCCAGAAGTCAGGTGTCCCTGAGCCCAGGCGCCCGGAGCACGCCCGCGAGCCGGAGAAGCCCCGGCCTGCCCAGGAGCCGCTCCCGAGGCCAGGGGGCACCAGCCACGCCCAGCAGACCCAGAAGGCCAACAATGCCG GGTCTGGCTTCCGAACTGCGGGCCCGGAGGACCCCTGCCAGTCTGCCTCCAACTCCTCCCCAGAGCCCCGGCAGTGTCCAGAAGACAAGCCTCAG GATGCCAACTCCCGGGATGTGGCCAGCCAGGATCTGGAGGTGGTGGGTCCGGCCGGTGGCGGGGCCAAGTCCAGGGCCACCCTGGACGAGCTGCTGGACACACTCAGGCTGCTGGAGGAGGAGCCCGAGCCgctgccctgccccagggcctACCACCAGGACAAATACTCCTGGACCGACCAG GAGGACGATGCCAGCTCCCTGACGGCTGACAACCTGGAGAAGTTTGGGAAACTGAGCGCGTGCTCCGGTCCTCCCGAGGACGGGACTCTGCTGTCCGAGGCCAAGCTGCAGAGTATCCTGAGCTTTCTGCACGAGATGGAGATGGAGACGTCGGGGCAGGGCCGGCCGGCCTCAGCCCCCCAG GGGCTGGTGCCGGAGGAGGGGCGTCTGGGGCCCACGTCCACGGCGAGCGCATCTGTGATGCGGCTGAAGCTGGAGGtggaggagaagaagcaggcagTGGGGCTGCTGCAGAGAGCGCTG GTGCAGCAGCGGGACCTGACCGTGCGGCGGGTCAAGGAGACCGAGAAGGAGCTGGGCCGGCAGCTGCGGCAGCAGAGAGACCACTACGAGGCCACCATCCAGCGCCACCTGTCCTTCATCGACCAG CTGATTGCGGACAAGAAGGCCCTGGCCGAGAGGTGTGAGGCTGTGACGGCAGAGCTGAAGCAGGGGGACCAGCGGCGCAAGGACAGGGAGGCCCAGGTGCAGGAGCAGCACGAGCTG GAGATGAAGAAACTCAAAGAGCTCATGAGCGCCACCGAGAAAGTCCGCAGGGAGAAGTGGATCAATGAGAAAACCCGAAAAATCAAGGAGATTACCGTCCGAG GCCTGGAGCCAGAGATCCAGAAGCTGATCgccaagcacaagcaggaggtgaAAAAGCTCAAGAGCCGGCACGAGGCGGAGCTGCTGCAGGCGGACACGCGGGCGGCCCAGCGCTTCGGGCGGCAggtggaggagctccgggagcacTTGGAGCGGGAGAAGGAGGCGCTGGGCCAGCAGGAGCGGGAGCGTGCCCAGCAGCG CTTCGAGCAGCACGTGGAGCAGGAGCAGCGGGCTCTGCAGCAGCAGCGGCGGAGGCTGTACGGCGAGGTGGCCGAGGAGAAGGAGCGGCTGGGCCAGCAGGCCGCCAG GCAGCGGGCGGAGCTGGAGGAATTGCGGCAGCAGCTGGAGGAGAGCAGCGCGGCCGAGGGCAGGGCGCTCAGGGTCGAGTTCGAGAAGGGGCGGGAGGAGCAGGAGCGCCGGCACCAG ATGGAGATGAAGGCCCTGAAGGAGCAGCTGGAGGCCGAACGACAGATGTGGGAGGCCAACCGCGCCAAGAAGGAG GAGGCGTGGCTGCTGAACCGGGAGCGGGAGCTGAGGGAGGAGGTCCGGAGAGGCCGGGATAAGGAGATCGAGCTGGTTATCCACCGGCTGGAGGCCGACATGACGCGCGCCAGGGAGGAGAGCGAGAGGGCGGCGGAGAGCCG TGTCCAGCGCATCCGGGACCAGCACGCGGCGGAGCTCTCGGAGCTGGAGCGCGCGGCGCGGACGCTGCAGGAGCGGTGCGGGGAGCTGAAGGGGCGCCTCGGGGAGGCCGAGGGGGAGAGCGAGCGCCTGCAGGGCCTGGTacggcagaaggagaaggagctggCGCAGCTGACGGCG GTGAACGAGCAGCTGGTCAGCGAGAGGAGCGGCCTGGCCGAGGTGCTCCGCAAGGAGTTCGCCGACCGCCTGGCAGCCTCCGAGGAGGAGAGCAGGCAGCTCCGGGCCGAGCTGGCCGAGCTGCGGGCCCGCCAGCGGCTGGAGCTGGAGCAGCTCACGCGGGAGAAGCAGGCGGAGCTGGAGCACGTGCACGGGAG GGTGAAGGCGGCCCTGGCGAAGAAGGAGGAGGCGGTGCGTGGCCTCCGGCAACAGCACCAG GCGGCGGTGAAGCGGGCCCAGCACCTGGAGGAGCTGCTGGAGCAGCGCGGGTGGCCGCGGCCGAGCGCCCAGTGA
- the PVALEF gene encoding parvalbumin-like EF-hand-containing protein isoform X3, translating to MLASLHPLGDLGRPRPAPLWARHAPTTLARMDEDFSSQMKKMALAMGTSLSDKDIELLPTDMRHHGSFNYLKFLEYMQKFQASGQLDSAIRQAFQTLDKDKSGFIEWNEIKYILSTIPSSGPIAPLTDEEAEAVIQAADMDGDGRIDFEGGSAQTQCRSGHNPVGAPPPRARISQPSLLGAVPHHGQESVGWGEATAGCSVGERWAEMAALGRLGWTGAGVQDPQMGVV from the exons ATGCTGGCCAGCCTGCACCCCCTGGGTGACCTTGGCAGGCCTCGGCCAGCCCCTCTCTGGGCCCGCCACGCCCCCACCACCCT GGCCAGGATGGACGAGGACTTCTCCTCTCAGATGAAGAAGATGGCCTTGGCTATGGGCACGTCCCTGTCGGACAAGGACATAGAGCTGCTGCCCACGGACATGAGGCATCACG GCTCCTTCAACTACCTCAAGTTCCTGGAGTACATGCAGAAGTTCCAGGCCTCGGGGCAGCTGGACAGCGCCATCCGCCAGGCCTTCCAGACCCTGGACAAGGACAAGAGTGGCTTCATCGAGTGGAACGAGATCAA GTACATCCTCTCCACCATCCCCAGCAGCGGGCCCATCGCCCCGCTGacagatgaggaggctgaggccGTGATCCAGGCGGCCGACATGGATGGGGACGGGAGGATTGACTTCGAAGGTGGGTCAGCACAGACCCAGTGCCGATCTGGGCACAACCCTGTGGGGGCTCCCCCACCCCGGGCACGGATTTCACAGCCGTCTTTGCTGGGTGCCGTCCCCCACCACGGACAGGAAAGTGTTGGGTGGGGGGAAGCCACTGCGGGCTGCTCCGTGGGGGAGAGGTGGGCTGAGATGGCGGCCCTGGGGAGGCTCGGCTGGACAGGGGCAGGGGTCCAAGACCCCCAGATGGGAGTGgtctga